The Gemmatimonadota bacterium genomic sequence GAACGGCGCCCGCGAGTTTGACCATCTCGGGATAACTGACCCAGTAGGGCGCCGGGACGAGGACCTCGTCACCTTCGTCACAGATCACGTAGAGCAGGTTGTACAGGGCGTGCTTGCCGCCGGAGGTCGTCGCAATCTGGTTCGGCGCGTATTCGAGCCCGTTGTCCCTGGCCAGCTTGCGGCAGATCGCTTCCTTGAGGTTCAGGATGCCGGTCGCGGGCGTGTACCGGGTGATGTTGTCACGGATCGCGGCCATGCCGGCTTCCTTGATATGGTCTGGCGTGGGGAAGTCCGGCTCGCCCACGGCGAAGTTGAAAACCTCGACGCCATCGCGCTTCATCGCGATGGCCCGCTCGTTGAGTACGGTGGTCGCCGAGGGTGCGATGCGATCCAGTTTTCGTGAGAGGGGACGGATAGAGGGCATGGGAAGGGGGCGGAGGGCGGTGTCTGGCAGTCCTTGGATATCCGGAGGTTTAGCTGATCGATCCGCACTTTTCTGTCAGCGCTTTCAATACGGGAGGCGGGACCTGGTGGCTTACGTCGCCACCGAAACGGAAGACCTCTTTCACGAGCGAAGAACTCACGTACACCGATGGTTCGCCGGGAAAGAACGATACCGTGGTAACCAACGGGGCCAGGCGCCGGTTCATGAGCGCCATCTGGGATTCCGTTTCCAGGTCTCCGGCGGAACGAACGCCGCGGACGATCGCATGGGCGCCGAGTTTTTTGGCGAGGTCGACCGTCAGCCCGTCCGTCGACATCACTTCGACTCCCGACCAGCCGTCCACGGCCTGTCGGAACAGGTCCACGCGATCCTCCACCGAAAACATAGGGTGCTTTTCCATGTTGGTCGCAACGGCCACCACCACGCGGTCGAACACGGTCAGCGCCTGTTTCAGCACATCCAGATGTCCGTTGGTTACAGGATCGAAAGTACCGGGGTAGACCGCAACTTTCATCGCCGGGTTCTCGATGAAGGAGGTGGAAGATCGATGGGCAGGACTTCCGGCCGGTTCACGGTGGCCGCCGCAACGGGCTGATTTGACGAGACGGGCTGAAAGAAAGACAGCGCCGTGTCACCGATTGTTCGGCTGCGCGCCAGGTCGAGACCTTCGCAGGATTCCGGTTGGTCGTCTCCCCGATGCTCCAGGACGAGCAGGCCGCCCGGAGCCAACACATTCCGTTCGCCGGCGGTTCGGACGATTTCCCGTGCTACCGGATCGCCATAGGGCGGATCGGCGAGTATGATGTCCACCGTGCAGGCATGGTCGGCGAGGTGATCGAGACTCCGAATAGCGTCTGTCATCCAGATCCTGCTGCTTCCGCGAAACCCACAGCGGTCGAGATTGTCTCTAATCGTCCGGACGGCACGGCGGTCACGGTCGACGAAAAGGCAGCAGCGCGCACCGCGGCTCAGCGCTTCAATGCCCAGGATTCCTGTGCCGGCGCACACGTCCAGCACCGTACCGTCGACGATTCGCGCCGACAGGATGTCGAACAACGATCCGCGTACGCGGCTGCCGGTGGGACGGATGTCGCCGGTTACGGACTTCAGCCGACGGCCCCTGGCGATTCCCGTGCCGATTCGGAGCATGATTCCCACCTCCGGCCATTACCGTTCGAACCACATCGAAAATAGATTTTCAGGGGGTGCATGTCAACAAAAAAGCCCGTTGAGAAAACCCGGTTTTCCGGCGGTTTTCGGGGATTTCCGGCACCCAGGCGCATGGGTCGTTCCGGCACGTAGGCTCACGGGGTCGGCCGGCACTCGGGCACATGCTTCCGGCCGGGCGCCGCCGGGCGCGGCCAGGCGCAACCAGGCGCAACCAGGCGCAACCAGGCGCGGCCAGGCGCAACCAACCATTCACTTCAGCTCCACCAGAGGTCGTATGCGTCCGAGTTTGGCGGGACCGATCCCTTTCACTTCGAGCAGCTGCTCGACCGCCTCAAAAGGACCGGACCGCGTCCGGTATTCGATGATCGCCTCCGCCAGTTTCGGACCGATCCCCGGCAGTTTCTGAAGTTCAAACGCAGGGGCGGTATTTACCGGCACAAGCAGGTTGCCGGTGGAAGAAGCGGACTTCGTAGAGATCCCGGCGTTCTGGTGCCCCGAGTCCTGCGAGGCAGCCGGGTGTCCCGAATCTGCCCCGATGGTCGAGTGTCCAGCGTCCGACCCGGTGGACGGGAGGCGCGCGTTCGAATCGTCCGCGGTAGCCGTGGCGGATTCCGTCTCGATACCTGCGTTCAGCCGTCCGTGCGCCTGAACCGGATCCAGGTCGGGCAGGAAACCCGAATCGTACTGTTTCACCAGCAGAATTGCGGCGCCGGCCAGCATGCTGACCGCGACGAAGATGACGGCCTGTATTTCCCCTTTAGTCATAATCACCCTCGGAGCAAATCAGTTGAAGACGAACTCGGTCCACAGCCCGCCGCCTCGGCGAAGCCGCTTCTGCTGGGTGACCACGTTCAGTGTATTCGTCAATTCAAGTGTCAAGCCGCCGCGGACGTACCTGCTGAAGCGATAGTCCGTCGTAACCGAGAAACGGTTCTGATTCTGGCCGTTGTTTGCCTGGAAGTCGCCGCCTATCCGGGAGATCAGCGTCCTGTTGGAGTTCCGGGTGAATTGCAGCCGGGCGTTGATGTCCCCGCTCGTTCTCCTCCCGAAGATCCGGACACCGGGCCGGAGTCGGTAGTCTACGGCAATGGTCATCGACCTGGTCTGTAGTTTCTGATCGGTCGCGTTCCGCCCGAACTGGGTCAGTCCGTCCGACGTAGTGAAATTACCTCTCAGCACCAGTCCCGCGTTCAGGTCGAAAACGAATCCGAACAGTGGAGACAAGGTCGTCGTGGTCGTCCGGGTGATGGCGGATTCGCCGGGGTCCGCACCACCCGTCGCAGCGCCCTGCGCAACCGCCAGGTCCTGTTGCTTCAGGTCGGTACTCTTGCTGTTGCGTCGCGAGAACCCGCTGGACAATTCGATCCGACGGAACAGCCGGCCGAATTCGCCCATGCTCCTGGGATTGGGACTCCAGCGCAGGTTCATTTCCGGCCACGTGGTGTTGCGCTGCTTCCGGTTCAGGGTCGTGGATCGGTTATGGGTCGATACCCATGTAGGCCTGATGGAAAAAGTCGCTCCACGGTAATTGATTCCCGTTCCGACGTTGAAGGACGACCGGTTCGCTTCCGATTCCTGGTTGCGCTGGATGCCGCTAACCCCGTCGCCGGTCCCCAGGGTATCGAACGGTACGGAAAAATAGTCCGACAGTCCCATGCGCTCACGCAGGGTCGGGCGGGAGACCGCATTGAAAAAGTTCTGATTGCGGCTGACCGTAAAACT encodes the following:
- the coaD gene encoding pantetheine-phosphate adenylyltransferase, which encodes MKVAVYPGTFDPVTNGHLDVLKQALTVFDRVVVAVATNMEKHPMFSVEDRVDLFRQAVDGWSGVEVMSTDGLTVDLAKKLGAHAIVRGVRSAGDLETESQMALMNRRLAPLVTTVSFFPGEPSVYVSSSLVKEVFRFGGDVSHQVPPPVLKALTEKCGSIS
- the rsmD gene encoding 16S rRNA (guanine(966)-N(2))-methyltransferase RsmD, yielding MLRIGTGIARGRRLKSVTGDIRPTGSRVRGSLFDILSARIVDGTVLDVCAGTGILGIEALSRGARCCLFVDRDRRAVRTIRDNLDRCGFRGSSRIWMTDAIRSLDHLADHACTVDIILADPPYGDPVAREIVRTAGERNVLAPGGLLVLEHRGDDQPESCEGLDLARSRTIGDTALSFFQPVSSNQPVAAATVNRPEVLPIDLPPPSSRTRR
- a CDS encoding ComEA family DNA-binding protein, which translates into the protein MTKGEIQAVIFVAVSMLAGAAILLVKQYDSGFLPDLDPVQAHGRLNAGIETESATATADDSNARLPSTGSDAGHSTIGADSGHPAASQDSGHQNAGISTKSASSTGNLLVPVNTAPAFELQKLPGIGPKLAEAIIEYRTRSGPFEAVEQLLEVKGIGPAKLGRIRPLVELK